One Xiphophorus maculatus strain JP 163 A chromosome 10, X_maculatus-5.0-male, whole genome shotgun sequence genomic region harbors:
- the LOC102220306 gene encoding G-protein coupled receptor 26: protein MDTAEVILSVLVVVIIIVSLLSNVLVLICFLYNPEIRRQVPGLFNLNLTFCNLLLTVANMPLTLVGLVSRAQPGGDGFCQIAGFLETFLSTNSMLSMAALSIDRWIAVVFPLRYHSKMRHKDAALVLGYTWAHSMSFSTVAACLSWVGYHRLYASCTLSNARASSRTQFVVFTVFFHSFTFLLSFIVLCFTYLKVLKVARFHCKRIDVITMQTLVLLVDIHPSVRQRCLEEQKRRRQRATRKISTFIGTFMLCFAPYVITRIVELFPAVPIDPHWGIVSKCLAYSKAACDPFVYSLLRHQYKKTCTDILNRLLKRSSLNASGRRLEQQGNSIPTAE from the exons ATGGACACTGCGGAGGTAATTCTCTCCGTGCTGGTAGTTGTGATCATCATAGTGTCGCTGCTGTCCAACGTCCTGGTGCTGATCTGCTTTCTCTACAACCCGGAGATCCGTAGACAGGTGCCCGGTCTGTTCAACCTCAACCTCACCTTCTGCAACTTGTTGCTGACCGTGGCCAACATGCCGCTCACTCTGGTGGGACTCGTCAGCAGGGCTCAGCCGGGGGGAGACGGCTTCTGCCAGATCGCGGGGTTCCTGGAGACCTTCCTGTCCACCAACTCCATGCTGAGCATGGCCGCCCTGAGCATCGACAGGTGGATCGCGGTGGTGTTCCCCCTGAGGTACCACTCCAAGATGCGCCACAAAGACGCAGCTTTAGTGCTCGGCTACACGTGGGCGCACTCCATGTCCTTCTCCACCGTGGCCGCCTGTCTCTCGTGGGTGGGCTATCACCGGCTGTACGCGTCCTGCACCCTGTCCAACGCCAGGGCAAGCAGCAGGACCCAGTTTGTTGTCTTCACCGTGTTTTTCCACTCCTTCACCTTCCTCCTGTCTTTTATAGTGTTATGTTTTACATACCTCAAAGTTCTTAAAGTGGCCCGGTTTCACTGCAAGAGGATCGATGTTATAACGATGCAAACTTTGGTGCTGCTTGTGGACATACACCCCAG CGTCCGTCAGCGATGCctggaggagcagaagaggCGGCGACAGAGAGCAACGAGGAAGATCAGCACCTTCATCGGCACCTTCATGCTCTGCTTTGCTCCTTATGTGATCACGAG GATCGTGGAGTTATTTCCAGCAGTGCCGATCGACCCTCACTGGGGAATTGTCTCCAAGTGCTTGGCTTACAGCAAGGCAGCATGCGACCCCTTCGTGTACTCCCTGCTGAGGCACCAGTACAAGAAGACGTGCACGGACATCCTCAACAGACTGCTAAAACGGAGCTCCCTAAACGCGTCCGGGCGGCggctggagcagcaggggaaCAGCATACCCACAGCTGAGTGA